In Thalassotalea fonticola, a single genomic region encodes these proteins:
- the rsmB gene encoding 16S rRNA (cytosine(967)-C(5))-methyltransferase RsmB, whose protein sequence is MSKNVRAIAARCLYAVIDQGRSLSEELPKQQLLIESGKDKGLLQELCYGVLRYLPELEQHVRRFVKKPLTGKQRVFHFLMMVGIYQIKFTRIPDHAAVAETVAATAILKNRHLKGMVNAVLRSYQRDPELANLEQLADPVRYNHPGWFINKIKAGYPDNWQHILEQNLQRPPMWLRVNQQKSTVENYLSLLTEQEIVVKQVAPVSQAILLEQATDVTKLPHFEDGWVSVQDGAAQMAAPLLDAQAGDNVLDCCAAPGGKTCHILELAPNIKAMTAIDVEESRLIRVNENLTRLGLNAKVIAGDAANPEQWFDGELFDRILLDAPCSGTGVIRKNPDIKWLRRATDIDALVILQKQILNAIWALLKPGGTMVYATCSILPEENCRQITNFIAETPDAVLESLVIAEQSNDWQILPGDNSMDGFYYAKLSKKC, encoded by the coding sequence ATGAGTAAAAACGTTCGCGCCATTGCTGCTCGCTGCCTTTATGCTGTTATCGATCAAGGTCGTTCACTTTCAGAAGAGTTACCCAAACAGCAATTATTGATTGAATCAGGTAAAGATAAAGGCTTACTGCAAGAGCTTTGTTATGGTGTGCTGCGCTATTTACCAGAGCTTGAACAGCACGTACGACGCTTTGTTAAAAAACCATTAACCGGCAAACAAAGAGTATTTCACTTTTTAATGATGGTTGGTATCTATCAAATAAAGTTCACTCGTATTCCCGACCACGCTGCCGTAGCTGAAACTGTTGCAGCAACAGCAATATTAAAAAACCGCCATTTAAAAGGCATGGTTAATGCGGTATTACGCAGTTACCAACGAGATCCTGAGCTGGCTAACCTTGAGCAACTTGCCGACCCTGTTCGTTACAACCATCCGGGCTGGTTTATTAACAAAATTAAAGCTGGTTATCCTGATAATTGGCAGCATATTCTTGAACAGAACCTGCAACGTCCACCTATGTGGCTTAGGGTAAATCAACAAAAATCAACCGTTGAAAATTACCTTAGCTTGTTAACTGAACAAGAAATTGTGGTTAAACAAGTAGCCCCTGTAAGCCAAGCTATTTTGCTAGAGCAAGCAACTGATGTTACCAAGTTGCCTCATTTTGAGGATGGTTGGGTATCGGTTCAAGATGGTGCTGCACAAATGGCGGCGCCACTATTAGATGCTCAAGCTGGTGACAATGTTTTAGATTGTTGCGCAGCACCTGGCGGTAAAACCTGTCATATACTTGAGCTAGCGCCTAACATTAAAGCAATGACAGCCATCGATGTTGAAGAGTCAAGACTCATACGAGTAAATGAAAACCTGACACGTTTGGGCTTAAATGCGAAAGTTATAGCTGGTGATGCGGCAAACCCTGAGCAATGGTTTGATGGTGAATTGTTTGATCGAATTTTACTCGATGCTCCCTGCTCTGGTACTGGTGTAATTAGAAAAAATCCCGATATAAAATGGTTAAGGCGAGCAACCGATATTGATGCGCTAGTAATATTACAAAAACAGATACTTAACGCTATTTGGGCATTATTAAAACCGGGCGGTACAATGGTTTATGCCACCTGCTCAATATTACCTGAAGAAAATTGCCGACAAATAACAAACTTTATTGCTGAAACACCGGATGCAGTTTTAGAGTCACTAGTAATTGCTGAACAAAGTAATGACTGGCAAATATTACCTGGCGATAATTCTATGGATGGCTTTTATTATGCCAAACTCAGTAAAAAGTGCTAA
- the trkA gene encoding Trk system potassium transporter TrkA codes for MKKIIILGAGQVGGTLAENLVGEHEITLVDTDTNKLHELQDKFDLQVVTGYGSHPDVLAKAGAEDADMLIAVTSDDATNMLACQIAFSLFSTPTKIARIRSEQILKHEKVLFHNQDIPVDFVIAPEQLVTKDIARLIDYPGALQVREFAGGKVSLVGIRAYYGGLLVGHALSALREHIPNVDTRVAAIYRKGKPIRPLGTTVIEADDEVFFIAATKHIRAVMSELQKLEAAYKSIMIAGGGHIGSGLAKIFEKNYQVKIIERNPKRAEKLSNELNNTLVFIGDSSDKELLVEEHIDQVDVFIAVTNDDEANIMSSMVAKGCGAKKTIALIQRNAYHDVIHGNILDLDIAVSPQQATISALLTHVRTGGIVNAYSLRRGAAEAVETIAHGDEQSSKVIGREIQDIKLPPGATIGAIVRGDEVLIAHSTTVIKSDDHVILFLVDKKYIHQVEKLFAVSAIFF; via the coding sequence ATGAAAAAGATCATCATTTTAGGTGCAGGACAAGTCGGCGGAACCTTAGCCGAAAACCTGGTGGGCGAACACGAAATCACCCTAGTTGATACTGACACTAATAAATTACACGAGCTTCAGGATAAGTTTGATCTGCAAGTTGTTACGGGTTATGGCAGCCATCCGGATGTATTAGCAAAAGCAGGTGCTGAAGACGCCGATATGCTAATCGCAGTAACCAGCGATGACGCAACTAACATGCTAGCCTGCCAAATCGCGTTTTCATTATTTAGCACGCCAACAAAAATTGCTCGTATTCGCTCGGAGCAAATCTTAAAGCATGAAAAAGTTCTTTTCCATAATCAAGATATTCCCGTTGATTTCGTTATTGCCCCAGAGCAATTGGTAACTAAAGATATTGCTCGGTTAATTGATTACCCCGGCGCCTTACAAGTTCGTGAATTTGCTGGCGGTAAAGTATCCTTAGTTGGTATCCGTGCCTACTATGGTGGCTTACTCGTTGGCCATGCTCTGTCAGCCTTACGTGAGCATATTCCAAATGTAGATACTCGAGTTGCAGCAATCTACCGTAAAGGCAAGCCGATCAGACCTCTCGGTACTACAGTTATTGAAGCCGATGATGAAGTGTTTTTCATTGCCGCAACTAAACATATTCGCGCCGTAATGAGTGAATTACAGAAACTTGAGGCTGCTTATAAAAGCATTATGATTGCTGGTGGCGGTCATATTGGTTCAGGTTTAGCTAAAATTTTTGAAAAAAATTATCAAGTTAAGATCATTGAACGTAACCCTAAACGCGCTGAAAAATTATCGAACGAATTAAATAATACCTTAGTTTTTATTGGCGACTCTTCAGACAAAGAGTTGTTGGTTGAAGAACATATCGACCAGGTAGATGTATTTATTGCTGTAACTAACGATGATGAAGCTAATATCATGTCTTCAATGGTAGCGAAAGGTTGTGGTGCTAAAAAAACCATCGCTCTAATTCAGCGTAATGCTTACCACGATGTTATTCATGGCAACATTCTAGATTTAGATATTGCTGTATCCCCACAACAAGCGACCATATCGGCATTGTTAACCCACGTTAGAACCGGTGGTATTGTTAATGCTTATAGCTTACGACGCGGCGCTGCAGAAGCTGTTGAAACGATAGCTCATGGTGATGAACAATCATCGAAAGTTATTGGCAGAGAAATTCAAGACATTAAATTACCGCCAGGTGCGACTATTGGCGCAATTGTTAGGGGCGATGAGGTATTAATAGCCCATTCCACGACGGTAATAAAATCAGATGATCATGTCATTTTATTTTTAGTTGATAAGAAA